A window of the Eleutherodactylus coqui strain aEleCoq1 chromosome 8, aEleCoq1.hap1, whole genome shotgun sequence genome harbors these coding sequences:
- the LOC136577653 gene encoding apoptosis-associated speck-like protein containing a CARD isoform X1 — MGKTVRDVLVRTLENLGKKSFKRFKNKLNDWEFKEGYSQIPYGKLEEADEEDVAKFIINYYKEPYGIEVTLGVLEAIDERQAAENLRTALKTVSGCVSHEPAKREDQGAAAGDEKHFVDKHRTDLIQRVTLVAPILDDLLQDGLLPCEAYDTVRSINTNQEKMRALYDHVKSWGNKDKDKFLQSLIRHNPPLIRDLEEAKA, encoded by the exons ATGGGGAAGACGGTGCGAGACGTCCTGGTCCGGACTCTGGAGAACCTGGGGAAAAAGTCCTTTAAGAGGTTCAAGAACAAGTTAAATGACTGGGAGTTTAAGGAAGGATACAGCCAGATCCCCTATGGTAAGCTGGAGGAGGCGGACGAGGAGGACGTGGCCAAGTTCATCATAAACTACTACAAAGAGCCCTACGGGATTGAGGTGACTCTGGGCGTTCTAGAAGCCATAGATGAAAGACAGGCGGCCGAGAACCTCAGGACCGCCTTAAAGACGG TGAGCGGTTGTGTATCCCATGAGCCAGCCAAGAGGGAAGACCAAGGAGCAGCAGCCGGAG ATGAGAAGCATTTTGTGGACAAACATCGTACTGACCTGATACAGCGGGTGACTCTGGTGGCTCCGATACTAGATGACCTCCTTCAGGACGGATTGCTGCCATGTGAAGCCTATGACACGGTGCGCAGTATAAACACCAATCAGGAGAAGATGCGAGCGCTCTATGATCATGTTAAATCCTGGGGAAATAAAGACAAGGATAAGTTCCTGCAATCTCTGATAAGACACAACCCCCCGCTCATCAGGGATCTGGAAGAAGCTAAAGCCTAA
- the LOC136577653 gene encoding apoptosis-associated speck-like protein containing a CARD isoform X2 — protein MGKTVRDVLVRTLENLGKKSFKRFKNKLNDWEFKEGYSQIPYGKLEEADEEDVAKFIINYYKEPYGIEVTLGVLEAIDERQAAENLRTALKTVSGCVSHEPAKREDQGAAAGGEQQTGDEKHFVDKHRTDLIQRVTLVAPILDDLLQDGLLPCEAYDTVRSINTNQEKMRALYDHVKSWGNKDKDKFLQSLIRHNPPLIRDLEEAKA, from the exons ATGGGGAAGACGGTGCGAGACGTCCTGGTCCGGACTCTGGAGAACCTGGGGAAAAAGTCCTTTAAGAGGTTCAAGAACAAGTTAAATGACTGGGAGTTTAAGGAAGGATACAGCCAGATCCCCTATGGTAAGCTGGAGGAGGCGGACGAGGAGGACGTGGCCAAGTTCATCATAAACTACTACAAAGAGCCCTACGGGATTGAGGTGACTCTGGGCGTTCTAGAAGCCATAGATGAAAGACAGGCGGCCGAGAACCTCAGGACCGCCTTAAAGACGG TGAGCGGTTGTGTATCCCATGAGCCAGCCAAGAGGGAAGACCAAGGAGCAGCAGCCGGAGGTGAGCAGCAGACGGGAG ATGAGAAGCATTTTGTGGACAAACATCGTACTGACCTGATACAGCGGGTGACTCTGGTGGCTCCGATACTAGATGACCTCCTTCAGGACGGATTGCTGCCATGTGAAGCCTATGACACGGTGCGCAGTATAAACACCAATCAGGAGAAGATGCGAGCGCTCTATGATCATGTTAAATCCTGGGGAAATAAAGACAAGGATAAGTTCCTGCAATCTCTGATAAGACACAACCCCCCGCTCATCAGGGATCTGGAAGAAGCTAAAGCCTAA